The Cycloclasticus sp. genomic sequence TCTGGTAAAAATTCTAAGCGTGCTTGAGAACCATTCATCCAGCCTTTGCCATGGATGCCGCCCGACCCGATAGCAATTTTTGACTGAATGATGTGGTAACCGGTCCCTAGAGGGTCTTCTTCGGGGTTAAGAAAGGTAAGTACACGCTGTTTTTGGTAGTCTTTCATAAAACTCCAAAGAATGGGAGCAAGCGCTGTTCCTACGGTCGCTACGCCCATTATTATTTTCCAAGAAATGCCGGCTAAAAACAGTACGGCTAAGCCTGAACTGGCTATTAAAATGGCTGTTCCCAAATCAGGTTGTTTGGCAATAAGAAGTGTTGGGATGGTAATAAAAATAGTGGCAAAGATAATATGCCTGCCACTTGGCGGTAGGCGCCTTTCTGCTAAATACCAAGCAACCATCATCGGCGTTGCAAGTTTTAATAGCTCGGATGGTTGGAAACGGAACAGACCTAAATTTAACCAGCGTTGAGCACCCTTGCCCATATCACCAAAAAACAGTACGCCAAGCAAAAGAAGCGCACCCAGTAAGAATAACCACGGGGCAAACATTTTTAATACATGAGGTGGAATTTGCGCCACGATCAACATGGCAAAAAAGGCCACAGCCAATCGAGTCGCTTGCCGTTGCAGTAAGCCAAAATCATCATGACCAGAGCTCATTAAAATAAGGATGCCAATAGACGATAAGCTGGCTAAGAGGATGAGCAAGGTAAGGTCAATGTGCATGCGCTGGAATAAACTACCTTTTCTTTGGTGGTAGTGGCTTACTTGTTGTGTATTTTGAAAAGACCAATTCATGGCGATATCAGTATATATTCATCAAAAATAGCGCGTGCAATGGGCGCAGCAACCGAGCCGCCATGTCCGCCATTTTCAACGATAACGGCAATAGCTAATTGTGGGTTTCTAG encodes the following:
- the rodA gene encoding rod shape-determining protein RodA encodes the protein MNWSFQNTQQVSHYHQRKGSLFQRMHIDLTLLILLASLSSIGILILMSSGHDDFGLLQRQATRLAVAFFAMLIVAQIPPHVLKMFAPWLFLLGALLLLGVLFFGDMGKGAQRWLNLGLFRFQPSELLKLATPMMVAWYLAERRLPPSGRHIIFATIFITIPTLLIAKQPDLGTAILIASSGLAVLFLAGISWKIIMGVATVGTALAPILWSFMKDYQKQRVLTFLNPEEDPLGTGYHIIQSKIAIGSGGIHGKGWMNGSQARLEFLPESSTDFIFAVFSEEFGLIGCVGLLTIYLLIFIRSIYISIQAQDTFSRLLAGSLSLTFFIYLFVNVGMVTGILPVVGVPLPLVSYGGTSMVTLLIGFGILMSIHTHRKLLSS